A portion of the Bdellovibrionales bacterium genome contains these proteins:
- a CDS encoding transposase, translating to MYTTGILSETPEGKIILYFTGRKYSGENLEELLTRRQSQGPIAIMSDALNMNNIKDRAQEILKYLCLTHGRRQFKDIEQDFKRESEFVLGLISQVYANERHCKDVNLSPEERLQYHQEKSAQPMGELKTWIDKVFPNKLL from the coding sequence ATGTACACCACGGGCATTCTTTCTGAAACTCCAGAGGGAAAAATCATTCTATATTTTACCGGAAGGAAATACAGTGGAGAGAATTTGGAAGAGCTCCTGACTCGGCGGCAAAGTCAGGGTCCCATTGCCATCATGTCAGATGCTCTGAATATGAATAATATCAAAGACCGAGCCCAGGAGATATTGAAATACCTGTGTCTCACCCACGGTCGGAGGCAATTTAAGGATATCGAGCAGGACTTTAAAAGAGAAAGCGAATTTGTGCTGGGCCTTATTTCTCAGGTCTATGCAAACGAACGGCACTGTAAAGATGTGAATTTATCCCCCGAAGAGCGCCTCCAATACCACCAAGAGAAAAGTGCCCAGCCGATGGGGGAACTCAAAACCTGGATTGACAAAGTATTTCCCAACAAACTCCTTTGA
- the dcd gene encoding dCTP deaminase, producing MILTGPEIERQVNLGRISITPFKKSHVTTNSYDLCLGSKYLKYNENMIDVKVMSRYNIFEIPSEGLRLGKRDFVLAETEEKIGSNYFVPLIHAKSGIARVGLFVHITADLIDIGSFGKSTLQLFATMPITIYPGMKIAQVTFWQPVGEIKLYDGKYQHSDGPRPSMIYMDFKK from the coding sequence ATGATTCTCACCGGACCTGAAATAGAGCGACAAGTGAACTTAGGCAGAATTAGCATTACGCCCTTCAAGAAAAGTCATGTCACTACTAATTCCTATGACCTGTGTTTGGGATCGAAATATCTTAAGTACAATGAAAATATGATAGACGTAAAAGTTATGTCTAGGTACAATATTTTCGAAATCCCCTCTGAAGGTTTACGTTTAGGCAAGAGAGATTTTGTTCTTGCTGAGACCGAGGAAAAGATAGGTAGCAACTATTTTGTCCCCTTGATTCATGCCAAATCCGGAATCGCCAGAGTAGGGCTTTTTGTTCACATTACTGCTGACTTGATTGATATTGGTTCCTTTGGTAAATCTACTCTGCAACTTTTTGCCACGATGCCGATTACAATTTATCCTGGAATGAAAATTGCTCAAGTAACGTTTTGGCAACCTGTCGGTGAAATCAAGCTTTACGATGGAAAATATCAACATTCTGACGGCCCTCGTCCGTCGATGATTTACATGGATTTCAAGAAATGA
- a CDS encoding class I SAM-dependent methyltransferase: MQDRLVLDAIVSAPYPDFVGLINQTNVPPGSLSTVHQWANYSSISSSSHIVEIACTTGFSLRELQKIAKCTGEGVDLSGPAIDAANRNSQREISSGALSFIKGDATVFSPLKRPTHIVVGGALGFFPDPKQMIDRLIGFFDHNGCILAAPFFARKPIPDDLLIEARDVLGITPTQISYKSVMSHYSGFRVLYEQRSSLVQETKSELIHYCRSTVARAMKLFNDDRPEVFSAIYDRLFQIRDVTNRLRPFQGFSVLVLEYDQEEYGTRYIELF, encoded by the coding sequence ATGCAAGACAGACTGGTTTTAGATGCAATTGTGTCCGCTCCATATCCGGATTTCGTCGGACTTATAAACCAAACAAATGTACCTCCAGGCTCCCTATCTACGGTTCACCAGTGGGCCAATTATTCTTCCATATCATCTTCATCCCATATAGTGGAAATTGCCTGTACCACCGGATTTTCGCTGAGAGAGTTGCAAAAAATTGCAAAATGTACGGGGGAGGGTGTTGATCTCAGTGGTCCGGCGATAGACGCGGCCAACAGAAACTCGCAACGTGAGATTAGCTCTGGCGCTTTGTCATTTATAAAGGGCGATGCGACGGTATTTTCACCTTTAAAAAGACCAACCCATATTGTTGTTGGCGGAGCACTTGGATTTTTTCCGGATCCCAAACAAATGATTGATCGGTTGATCGGTTTTTTTGACCACAATGGCTGCATCCTTGCAGCACCTTTTTTTGCGCGGAAACCTATCCCTGATGATCTATTAATTGAAGCAAGAGATGTCCTTGGTATCACACCCACCCAAATATCCTATAAAAGCGTAATGAGCCACTATAGCGGATTTAGAGTTCTTTATGAACAGAGATCTTCACTTGTTCAAGAAACTAAGAGCGAATTGATCCACTATTGTCGATCTACAGTCGCAAGAGCCATGAAGTTGTTCAATGATGATCGACCGGAAGTCTTTTCGGCAATATACGACCGCTTGTTTCAAATCCGTGACGTAACAAACCGCTTAAGACCATTTCAAGGCTTTTCGGTTTTAGTGCTTGAATACGACCAAGAAGAATATGGGACACGATATATTGAACTTTTCTAA
- a CDS encoding ATP-grasp domain-containing protein: MSPITPKRVLQIGWRPKGTRALKRLGCQVDVLATAGQIDEGLDDVDVADRVLQIENFMQIETLVYRVAREIDTGETYDAVIGFDEYTLLPTSFLAEHLGLPRLDSGLILRMRDKSHQKSLIRKARLACAEFVILEDVLHATPPVFPFILKPVAGAGTNTTFRINDSEGWASALAFIRATPGKRSFLAERVIEGREHHFDGYILDGEIKSLDIGRYLANIIEIRNGALCGSFSLSPEFERGLYSTTRKWLTQVLHVLGHLNGVFHVEAFLSDQGWIFSEAAMRVGGGGISVQHENVFGLDLFQTFAEVSLCLPVTPARNSRDHLYHGWVYLPSDAGTILSYPLVSEIQLRNGGRPVEISLPPGTKVGSRADNSVVRIGVACLCGHDLNALESEALKLGGWFLSQVKVTNKTENKQ; encoded by the coding sequence ATGAGTCCAATTACCCCCAAACGAGTACTTCAGATTGGATGGCGTCCGAAAGGGACTCGCGCGTTGAAAAGGCTCGGCTGCCAAGTCGATGTCCTTGCCACCGCTGGCCAGATCGATGAGGGCCTCGATGATGTCGACGTCGCCGATAGAGTTTTACAAATCGAAAACTTCATGCAGATCGAAACTCTCGTATACCGCGTTGCTCGTGAGATCGATACTGGTGAGACTTACGACGCTGTCATTGGATTCGACGAATACACGCTTTTACCGACGTCGTTTCTTGCTGAGCATCTCGGGTTACCCCGTCTCGACTCTGGCCTCATCCTGCGAATGAGGGATAAATCGCATCAAAAATCGTTGATTCGCAAAGCTAGACTCGCCTGTGCCGAGTTTGTGATTCTTGAGGACGTTCTGCATGCAACGCCTCCCGTTTTTCCTTTTATTCTCAAGCCTGTGGCAGGAGCGGGAACCAATACCACCTTTCGAATTAATGACTCTGAAGGTTGGGCCTCGGCGCTTGCCTTTATTCGAGCTACACCAGGCAAACGCTCATTTCTTGCTGAGCGCGTGATCGAAGGACGAGAGCACCACTTCGACGGATATATCCTTGACGGCGAGATCAAGAGCCTGGACATCGGCCGCTATCTCGCAAATATAATCGAGATAAGAAATGGAGCTCTGTGCGGCAGTTTTTCATTGTCCCCCGAATTCGAGAGAGGACTTTATTCTACGACCCGCAAGTGGCTAACCCAAGTTCTTCACGTTCTCGGCCATCTTAACGGGGTCTTTCATGTTGAGGCATTTCTTTCCGACCAGGGCTGGATATTCTCGGAAGCGGCGATGCGAGTCGGTGGTGGAGGTATCAGTGTTCAACATGAAAATGTTTTTGGTTTGGACCTATTTCAGACATTTGCGGAGGTAAGCCTTTGTCTCCCAGTGACTCCAGCTAGGAACTCGCGTGATCATCTTTACCATGGTTGGGTTTATTTACCGAGCGACGCCGGCACGATTTTATCTTATCCCCTTGTCAGCGAGATACAATTAAGAAACGGTGGTCGACCAGTGGAAATTTCACTTCCTCCGGGAACAAAGGTTGGCTCGCGAGCCGACAATTCGGTCGTTCGCATTGGTGTGGCATGCCTATGCGGCCATGACCTGAACGCGCTTGAATCGGAGGCGCTCAAACTCGGTGGCTGGTTTTTGTCGCAAGTCAAAGTCACCAATAAAACGGAGAACAAGCAGTGA
- a CDS encoding deoxycytidine deaminase yields MILTGSEILKESKTGRISIDPFDESCLNPNSYNYHLGHQIKESHDVEGDLVFETFDLPQDGFILKPFTLYLAATKEKIGSSEFAMSLIGRSSLGRLGMFLQISANLGHTGSCHCWTLEIYTCQSLKIYPGMKVGQVSFWTNQGQHKKFSRYYADFCEPMESQLCLNTGIGDTNLFCRKTEVK; encoded by the coding sequence ATGATTCTCACTGGTAGCGAAATTCTAAAAGAATCCAAAACAGGAAGGATTTCTATAGACCCTTTTGATGAATCATGTCTCAATCCTAACAGTTACAATTATCATCTTGGTCACCAAATAAAGGAATCCCATGACGTTGAAGGGGATTTAGTATTTGAAACATTTGACCTTCCACAAGACGGATTCATTCTTAAGCCATTCACGTTGTATTTGGCGGCAACAAAAGAAAAAATTGGGAGCTCTGAGTTTGCCATGTCTCTCATCGGGCGGAGCTCTTTAGGCAGGCTCGGTATGTTTTTACAGATTTCTGCCAATCTTGGTCATACTGGTAGCTGCCACTGCTGGACACTTGAGATTTACACCTGCCAGTCATTGAAGATTTACCCAGGTATGAAAGTCGGGCAAGTCTCTTTTTGGACTAATCAAGGACAACATAAAAAATTTTCCAGGTACTATGCAGATTTCTGTGAGCCTATGGAGTCACAATTATGTTTGAACACAGGTATAGGAGATACCAATTTATTTTGCCGTAAAACGGAGGTAAAATGA
- a CDS encoding ATP-grasp domain-containing protein, translated as MKRLLVIDPRPTKRDHLLLRWKELGYHVTGVTPIESASGFQYCDDRIIHPFLPVESLIATLKTLPTFDGVICYHQAAINVANTVAHALGLRPMWKGSEQDLSNKIVVHTIWENAKLPVPQRFRSIDEVDLFPVIVKPAGLQGQIGVKLCRSKADAHEWIEMLESTKVPFQVEGVDYEMTEMYASDRSPLIQELIVSDAGLPFECSAEFLVVDGEVRYLGGFDKTSVDDPDLPNEEFLVFPHVIERELDLGALVSFIEATGYQNGFCHLEYKVCAGKAVPIELNARLIGSPADECLSSIAMIDIADLMARTATGEDIDFTSLPNNLTQQNTERWRGYVKVHLPRRYSNRFVTGFTVPEFKGIKSIYHSFLKPGEAAALWESCVGAPIGMIHFEASSRAEAREYMEKIGSNFNFEFLTTYTGDACNET; from the coding sequence GTGAAACGCCTTTTGGTAATCGATCCTAGACCGACAAAACGCGATCATCTTTTGCTTCGCTGGAAAGAGCTTGGCTATCATGTGACCGGCGTCACTCCGATTGAAAGTGCTTCGGGCTTTCAGTATTGTGACGATCGAATCATCCATCCTTTTCTCCCTGTCGAGAGCTTGATCGCAACGCTGAAGACACTGCCGACTTTCGACGGTGTTATTTGCTATCATCAAGCCGCGATCAACGTCGCTAATACCGTCGCCCACGCTCTCGGACTTCGCCCCATGTGGAAAGGCTCCGAGCAGGACCTTTCGAACAAGATCGTGGTGCATACGATCTGGGAAAATGCGAAGCTCCCCGTTCCTCAACGTTTTCGGTCGATCGATGAGGTTGATTTATTTCCGGTCATCGTGAAGCCCGCAGGATTGCAGGGTCAGATTGGGGTCAAGCTCTGCCGTTCGAAAGCAGACGCGCACGAGTGGATCGAGATGCTGGAGTCGACCAAAGTTCCTTTCCAAGTCGAGGGCGTCGATTATGAGATGACCGAGATGTATGCTTCCGATCGTAGCCCTTTGATTCAGGAGCTGATCGTGTCCGATGCGGGTCTCCCATTTGAGTGTAGTGCCGAATTTCTGGTTGTCGACGGCGAAGTTCGATATCTCGGCGGCTTTGATAAAACCAGCGTCGATGATCCAGATCTCCCGAATGAAGAATTCCTTGTTTTTCCGCATGTCATCGAACGTGAGCTCGACCTAGGTGCCCTTGTTTCCTTTATCGAGGCGACGGGCTATCAAAACGGCTTTTGTCATCTCGAGTATAAGGTATGCGCGGGTAAAGCAGTCCCCATTGAACTGAACGCACGCCTCATCGGTTCACCGGCCGACGAGTGTCTCTCTTCTATCGCTATGATCGATATTGCCGACCTCATGGCCCGCACAGCAACAGGCGAAGATATCGATTTTACATCTCTTCCTAATAATCTTACTCAGCAAAATACTGAACGATGGAGAGGCTATGTAAAAGTGCACCTCCCACGACGATATTCGAATCGATTCGTCACTGGGTTCACTGTTCCCGAATTCAAGGGAATTAAATCGATTTACCATTCGTTTCTGAAGCCGGGCGAAGCTGCCGCACTATGGGAAAGCTGTGTGGGGGCCCCAATCGGCATGATCCACTTCGAGGCCTCCAGTCGCGCCGAGGCACGAGAGTATATGGAGAAAATCGGCTCCAACTTCAATTTCGAATTCTTGACTACCTACACCGGAGACGCTTGCAATGAAACTTAA
- a CDS encoding IS66 family insertion sequence element accessory protein TnpB — protein MWSLQGADGEGPHEWSSLFFSNRSRKSLKILVYDSQGFWIFHKRLSRGSFKWWRTGEESRVSYEPQSWQFLSGMEIPI, from the coding sequence TTGTGGAGTTTGCAAGGAGCAGATGGAGAAGGACCCCATGAGTGGAGCTCTTTGTTTTTCTCCAATAGATCGAGGAAATCTCTCAAGATATTGGTTTATGACTCCCAGGGGTTTTGGATATTTCATAAGCGGCTCAGTCGTGGATCGTTTAAGTGGTGGAGGACGGGAGAGGAGTCTCGGGTGAGCTACGAGCCTCAGAGTTGGCAGTTCTTATCTGGAATGGAAATCCCGATTTAG
- a CDS encoding leucine--tRNA ligase, whose amino-acid sequence MKQYKPQEFEKKWQDRWDAENLYRTPNPGEESFDPKKPSYYVLDMFPYPSGSGLHVGHASGYIGTDIIARRKRMEGFNVLHPMGWDAFGLPAEQYAIQTGQHPRVTTERNADNFRRQLKLLGLSYDWNREIDTSVPEYYRWTQWLYLKLYKKGLVYQKEVAVWWCEDLKTVLANEEVINGRSERGNHPCVRRPLKQWVLKITEYADRLIEDIDLLEWPEHVKKMQSDWIGRSEGAEIDFRISGGDKYIRVFSTRPDTLFGVTALVLAPEHPWVRKLTTADRKTSTESYVTAVASKSELERKAETKEITGMFLGSYVEHPLLPTRKVPIYISEYVIADYGTGAVMSVPAHDERDYRFAKAMGLSQIEVIKPENLMNTADCYTGEGTLVNSGDFTGLSSAEARMRIVTELEARCLGQKKVTYKLKDWVFSRQRYWGEPFPLSFAPDDSIVPVDESELPILLPEMTNFTPSDDGSAPLNRVPEWVNHTLRSRPGIPLKRSTDTMPGWAGSCWYYLRFMDPHNSGAPFSKDAVNYWKQVDMYIGGTAHAVMHLLYARFWHKVFFDLKLVPTPEPFKRLFNQGMVTAFAFRDSTGRLVPTDEVEQVGEEWRRIGTEVKLERFVTKMAKSLKNVVNPDDVIANHGCDVLRIYEMFMGPLADDKPWTDDGISGCERFLKRVWSLFHDDEGKVKAQFLAASPRSLKDDSGQLAIEQALHRALKRVNDSFDNLNFNTSVAAMMEFLNAAYEQPASMTRIQAEMFLRILSPFCPHITAELWAKTAHEGYIDYQPWPAVISEFLQDDNFELVITVNGKPRRRLQVRRGTAACELEDLALNVVQDLVAGQTIIKVIVVPDKLVNIVAKG is encoded by the coding sequence ATGAAGCAATACAAACCGCAGGAATTTGAGAAGAAGTGGCAAGACCGTTGGGACGCCGAGAATCTCTATAGGACTCCTAATCCGGGTGAGGAGTCTTTCGACCCGAAAAAGCCGAGTTATTATGTCCTTGATATGTTCCCTTACCCGTCCGGTTCGGGTCTGCACGTAGGTCACGCCAGTGGCTACATCGGCACCGATATTATTGCTCGTCGCAAGCGGATGGAAGGCTTTAACGTCCTTCATCCAATGGGCTGGGATGCGTTCGGCTTGCCTGCGGAGCAGTATGCCATTCAGACAGGGCAACATCCGCGGGTCACGACGGAGCGTAATGCTGACAACTTCCGTCGCCAGCTGAAACTTCTTGGACTCAGCTACGACTGGAACCGTGAGATAGACACGAGCGTTCCTGAATACTACCGCTGGACGCAGTGGCTCTACTTGAAACTCTATAAAAAGGGCTTGGTCTATCAGAAAGAGGTCGCAGTTTGGTGGTGCGAGGATCTCAAGACGGTCCTCGCCAATGAAGAGGTCATCAACGGACGCTCCGAGCGAGGAAACCATCCTTGCGTGCGACGCCCGCTCAAGCAGTGGGTTCTCAAAATTACGGAATATGCGGACCGCCTCATCGAGGATATTGACCTTCTTGAGTGGCCCGAGCACGTGAAGAAGATGCAGTCTGACTGGATTGGTCGGTCGGAAGGTGCTGAGATTGACTTCCGGATTTCAGGTGGCGATAAGTATATTCGAGTATTCTCGACCCGCCCCGACACCTTATTCGGAGTCACCGCACTCGTCCTGGCGCCGGAACATCCGTGGGTCCGGAAGCTCACCACTGCCGATCGAAAAACTTCTACCGAAAGCTACGTCACGGCAGTCGCTTCAAAGTCAGAACTTGAGCGCAAGGCCGAGACAAAAGAGATCACCGGGATGTTTCTGGGCAGTTACGTTGAGCACCCCCTTCTGCCCACTCGCAAGGTTCCTATCTACATATCAGAATACGTGATTGCCGATTACGGCACCGGTGCAGTGATGTCGGTTCCAGCTCACGACGAACGCGACTACCGATTCGCCAAGGCAATGGGACTGAGTCAAATCGAGGTGATTAAACCCGAGAATCTCATGAACACCGCTGACTGCTATACCGGTGAGGGTACTCTCGTAAACTCAGGAGACTTCACCGGTCTAAGCTCCGCCGAAGCACGCATGCGTATCGTGACCGAATTGGAAGCTCGCTGTTTGGGGCAAAAGAAGGTCACATACAAGCTCAAAGACTGGGTTTTCTCGCGTCAGCGCTACTGGGGAGAACCTTTCCCGCTTTCCTTTGCTCCCGACGACTCAATCGTTCCTGTCGACGAGAGCGAACTGCCGATTCTCCTTCCTGAAATGACAAATTTCACTCCGAGCGACGACGGTTCTGCTCCGCTCAACCGCGTGCCCGAGTGGGTGAACCACACCTTGCGAAGCCGCCCTGGCATTCCGCTAAAGCGCTCGACGGACACCATGCCTGGCTGGGCAGGATCGTGTTGGTATTATTTGCGCTTCATGGACCCGCACAATAGCGGAGCTCCGTTTTCGAAGGATGCTGTGAATTACTGGAAGCAAGTCGACATGTACATCGGCGGCACAGCCCACGCCGTCATGCACCTTCTGTACGCCCGTTTCTGGCACAAGGTCTTCTTCGACTTAAAGCTCGTGCCGACACCGGAGCCGTTTAAGCGCCTTTTCAATCAGGGCATGGTGACGGCGTTTGCGTTCCGCGACTCCACAGGGCGCCTTGTTCCTACCGATGAGGTGGAACAGGTCGGTGAGGAATGGCGTCGTATCGGCACCGAAGTGAAGCTCGAGCGCTTCGTGACAAAGATGGCCAAGTCGCTTAAGAACGTGGTCAATCCAGACGACGTCATCGCGAACCATGGCTGCGACGTACTTAGGATTTATGAGATGTTCATGGGTCCGCTGGCGGATGATAAGCCTTGGACCGACGACGGCATTTCGGGGTGCGAGAGATTTCTGAAGCGTGTATGGAGTTTGTTTCACGATGACGAGGGAAAGGTCAAAGCCCAGTTCCTTGCGGCTTCGCCCCGCTCATTGAAAGATGATTCTGGCCAGCTAGCGATCGAGCAAGCTCTGCATCGTGCACTGAAACGAGTCAACGACTCGTTCGACAACTTGAATTTCAACACCTCAGTCGCGGCAATGATGGAGTTCTTGAATGCTGCCTACGAGCAGCCAGCCTCGATGACTCGCATTCAGGCAGAGATGTTTCTCCGAATACTCTCACCGTTTTGCCCGCACATCACGGCCGAACTTTGGGCAAAAACAGCTCACGAAGGGTACATTGATTATCAGCCATGGCCGGCTGTCATTTCGGAGTTCCTTCAGGACGATAACTTCGAACTTGTGATCACGGTAAATGGAAAGCCCCGCCGTCGACTTCAAGTGAGGCGGGGCACTGCTGCATGCGAACTTGAAGATCTGGCGCTAAACGTAGTTCAAGACCTTGTCGCAGGTCAGACGATCATCAAGGTGATCGTCGTACCAGACAAACTCGTTAATATCGTAGCAAAAGGATGA